A window of the Phaseolus vulgaris cultivar G19833 chromosome 5, P. vulgaris v2.0, whole genome shotgun sequence genome harbors these coding sequences:
- the LOC137834918 gene encoding putative pentatricopeptide repeat-containing protein At1g03510 — protein sequence MVSCSGTHHLLLHHTKLMSSHVSNSRHDLAISLFHHLHSALFLPLDPHLLSLTLKSCTALNLPLLATSLHAHAAKSSFLSNPFVASALLHLYGSRLSLPLAHHLFLQTPHPHRNVVVWNSIISLHAHNNNLSLALRLFHSLDTAPTDSTFNPIISALAPSHPLQSISFYRQMRLHNLKPRLITLLSLLPACVNLAALNLIKEIHGYAVRNSIHPHHQFSSAMVEAYGRCGSLRCSSLMFSTMRDEDKDVVAWSSLISTCAFHGQAETALEIFRQMKAAGVRPDGIAFLGVLKACSHAGLADEALRFFARMRGEYGVEPGSDHYSCLVDVLGRAGRLQEAYAVIRGMPVEVTAKAWGALLGACRNFGELRLAEVAARALAEVEPGNAGNFVLLGKMYASVGRMEEAQRVRREMKEKGVRAAAGSSWVVYSEL from the coding sequence ATGGTGTCGTGCTCCGGCACCCACCACCTCTTACTCCACCACACCAAACTCATGTCCTCCCACGTGTCCAACTCCCGGCACGACCTCGCCATCTCTCTCTTCCACCACCTTCACTCCGCCCTCTTCCTCCCACTCGACCCCCACCTCCTCTCTCTCACCCTCAAGTCCTGCACCGCCCTCAACCTCCCCCTACTCGCCACCTCCCTCCACGCCCACGCCGCCAAGTCCTCCTTCCTCTCCAACCCCTTCGTCGCCTCCGCCCTTCTCCACCTCTACGGCTCCCGCCTCTCCCTCCCACTCGCCCACCACCTCTTCCTCCAAACCCCCCACCCACACCGAAACGTCGTCGTCTGGAACTCCATCATCTCCCTCCACGCCCACAATAACAACCTCTCCCTCGCCCTCCGCCTCTTCCACTCCCTCGACACTGCCCCCACCGACTCCACCTTCAACCCCATCATCTCCGCCCTCGCCCCCTCCCACCCCCTCCAATCCATCTCCTTCTATCGCCAAATGCGCCTCCACAACCTCAAACCGCGCCTAATTACACTTTTATCCCTCCTCCCCGCCTGCGTCAACCTCGCCGCGCTTAACCTAATCAAAGAGATCCACGGTTACGCTGTCAGGAACTCCATCCACCCGCACCACCAATTCAGCAGCGCGATGGTCGAAGCCTACGGAAGATGCGGTTCTCTTCGCTGTTCCAGTTTGATGTTTTCGACGATGAGGGACGAGGACAAGGACGTTGTTGCGTGGAGCAGTTTGATTTCGACCTGCGCTTTCCACGGCCAGGCGGAGACTGCGCTGGAGATTTTCCGGCAGATGAAGGCCGCCGGCGTGCGGCCTGACGGTATTGCGTTTCTCGGGGTTTTGAAGGCGTGCAGTCATGCTGGCTTAGCGGATGAGGCGCTGCGGTTTTTTGCGAGGATGCGGGGGGAGTATGGTGTGGAGCCGGGGAGTGATCATTACTCGTGTTTGGTGGATGTTTTGGGAAGAGCGGGGAGGTTGCAGGAGGCGTATGCGGTGATTCGGGGGATGCCGGTGGAGGTGACGGCGAAGGCGTGGGGGGCGCTGCTTGGGGCTTGTAGGAATTTTGGGGAGTTGCGGCTGGCGGAGGTTGCGGCGCGGGCGTTGGCGGAGGTGGAGCCGGGGAATGCTGGTAATTTTGTGCTGTTAGGGAAGATGTATGCGAGTGTGGGGAGGATGGAGGAGGCGCAGAGGGTGAGAAGGGAGATGAAGGAGAAGGGGGTCAGGGCAGCCGCCGGAAGTAGTTGGGTTGTGTATTCTGAGCTCTGA
- the LOC137834917 gene encoding DEAD-box ATP-dependent RNA helicase 47B-like produces the protein MPTLISTRFLLLVGESLHLRRALATSRSVLLHTSVKCMSQVEPNHASLTLSSIGFQTKTEAGNRSTSNKVKPFGSPSENLKSKGKPFGINEKKKKVVRVVEKQQIEFAPFAAKSFPELGLPHVLIERLEKEGFTVPTEVQSAAVPTILNNRDVIIQSYTGSGKTLAYLLPILSVVGPLRGKGDDDGDENGKNLGIEAVIVAPSRELGMQIVREFEKVLGMDKKRAVQQLVGGANRTRQEEALKKNKPAIVVGTPGRIAELSASGKLRTHGCRYLVLDEVDELLSFNFREDMHRILEHVGRKSSADPNSNAGKSERQLIMVSATVPFSVVRAARSWGCDPLLVQAKKIVPLETVSPSEPVSLSRSSLPNSAVPSQAAVESLPPALKHYYCVTRLQHKVDVLRRCIHALDAKFVIAFMNHTKQLKDVVFKLEARGMKAVELHGDLGKLARSTTLKKFKNGEVRVLVTNELSARGLDVAECDLVVNLDLPTDSIHYAHRAGRTGRLGRNGTVLTICEEPEVFVVKKLKKQLGIPITSCDFSEGKLLVTEEEETVSTSSS, from the coding sequence ATGCCAACTTTGATTTCAACTAGGTTTCTTTTGCTTGTTGGGGAGTCACTCCACTTGAGAAGGGCTTTGGCCACTTCTAGGTCTGTTTTATTGCACACTAGTGTGAAGTGTATGAGCCAGGTGGAACCTAATCATGCTTCCCTCACCCTCTCTAGCATAGGTTTCCAAACTAAAACTGAAGCTGGGAATAGAAGCACATCTAATAAGGTTAAGCCATTTGGTTCACCCTCTGAGAATCTCAAGAGCAAAGGAAAGCCCTTTGGCAttaatgagaagaagaagaaagtagTTAGGGTTGTAGAAAAACAGCAAATAGAGTTTGCCCCTTTTGCTGCAAAGTCATTTCCAGAACTTGGCCTCCCACATGTGTTGATTGAGAGACTAGAGAAGGAGGGTTTTACTGTTCCGACTGAAGTTCAGTCTGCTGCAGTTCCCACCATTTTAAACAACCGCGATGTCATAATTCAGTCTTACACGGGTTCAGGGAAGACACTAGCTTATCTGCTTCCTATTCTCTCGGTTGTTGGACCGCTGAGGGGGAAAGGTGATGATGATGGTGATGAGAATGGGAAGAACTTGGGAATTGAAGCAGTGATTGTTGCTCCTTCTAGAGAGCTTGGAATGCAGATAGTGAGGGAGTTTGAGAAGGTGCTAGGAATGGATAAGAAGAGAGCGGTTCAGCAGCTTGTGGGGGGTGCCAACCGAACCAGGCAGGAAGAAGCTCTCAAGAAAAATAAACCTGCAATTGTTGTTGGCACACCTGGTAGGATAGCAGAGCTAAGTGCATCTGGGAAACTTCGCACTCATGGATGTCGATATTTGGTATTAGATGAAGTTGATGAACTCTTGTCGTTCAATTTCCGGGAAGACATGCACCGGATATTGGAGCATGTAGGGAGGAAATCAAGTGCAGACCCAAACTCAAATGCTGGAAAGAGTGAGCGTCAGTTAATCATGGTTTCTGCAACTGTGCCCTTTTCTGTTGTAAGGGCAGCTAGAAGCTGGGGTTGTGACCCTCTTCTTGTCCAAGCTAAGAAAATTGTCCCGCTTGAAACGGTCTCTCCTTCTGAACCTGTCAGTTTATCCCGGTCTTCTTTGCCCAATTCGGCTGTGCCATCTCAAGCAGCGGTAGAGAGTCTGCCTCCTGCGCTGAAACACTATTACTGTGTAACAAGGTTGCAGCACAAAGTTGATGTGTTGAGAAGGTGTATTCATGCACTGGATGCCAAATTTGTGATAGCTTTCATGAACCACACTAAACAGCTAAAGGATGTTGTCTTCAAGCTGGAGGCCCGTGGGATGAAAGCTGTGGAGTTACATGGGGATCTAGGGAAGCTTGCGAGGTCAACAACCCTGAAGAAATTCAAGAACGGTGAGGTGAGAGTTCTGGTGACAAATGAATTGTCAGCAAGGGGCTTGGATGTGGCAGAATGTGATCTTGTGGTTAATCTCGACTTACCAACAGATTCAATTCATTATGCGCACCGGGCTGGCCGAACTGGTCGGCTTGGTAGGAATGGTACAGTGCTAACCATATGTGAAGAGCCAGAAGTGTTTGTTGTGAAGAAGTTGAAGAAGCAGCTGGGAATACCAATTACATCCTGTGATTTTTCAGAGGGGAAACTACTTGTCACTGAAGAAGAGGAAACAGTTAGCACTTCTAGCAGTTGA